A genomic stretch from Vulpes lagopus strain Blue_001 chromosome 11, ASM1834538v1, whole genome shotgun sequence includes:
- the MPEG1 gene encoding macrophage-expressed gene 1 protein has translation MSSVRGAILFWVVVAWAKTDKPSEQTNETGFQKCKSALKLPVLEVLPGGGWDNLRNVDMGRVMDLTYGSCRTTEDGQYIIPDEITSIAQKQSNLEMNSEILESWVNYQSSTSSSINLELSLYSKVNGKFSSDFQQMKTLQVKDQAITTRVQIRNLIYTVKINSASKLSWGFKKDLMDISDRLENNQTRMATYLAELLVLNYGTHVVTSVDAGAALLQEDHIRASFLQDSQSSHTAVTASAGVAFMNVVNYKFEENYTSQNALTKSYLANRTHSRVRSIGGVPFYPGITLQAWQQSIANHLVAIDRAGLPLPFFISPDTLPELPGPLVKKLSKTVEAAVRHYYAFNTYPGCTDANSPNFNFQANTDDGSCEGKMTNFSFGGVFQECTQLSGKEAAQLCQTLEQRNPLTGAFSCPSGYSPIHLLSQVHEEGYNHLECRRKCTLLVFCKTVCEDVFQVAKAEFRAFWCVASGQIPENSGLLFGGLFSGKSINPLTNAQSCPAGYFPLRLFENLKVCASLDYELGFRFSVPFGGFFSCAVGNPLVNSAFTEGAPSLKKCPGGFSQHLALISDGCQVSYCVKSGLFTGGSLPPARLPPYTRPPLMSQAATNTVIVTNSETASSWIKDSQTRQWRLGEPLELRRAMKVIRGDGGGLSGGAAAGVTMGVTTVLAAVIALAIYGTRKYKKRGYQALEDERQSLAAGTAESGDAPGQEQEQSPA, from the coding sequence ATGAGCAGCGTCCGGGGTGCTATCCTCTTCTGGGTAGTGGTAGCGTGGGCTAAAACGGACAAGCCTTCGGAACAGACAAATGAGACTGGATTTCAGAAATGCAAGAGCGCCTTAAAACTACCCGTTCTAGAAGTCTTACCCGGAGGGGGCTGGGATAACCTGCGGAATGTGGACATGGGACGGGTGATGGACTTGACCTACGGGAGCTGCAGGACCACGGAGGATGGACAGTACATCATCCCCGATGAAATCACCAGCATCGCCCAGAAACAGAGCAACCTGGAGATGAACTCCgaaatcctggagtcctgggtgaATTACCAGAGCAGCACCTCCAGCTCCATCAACCTGGAGCTCTCCCTGTATTCGAAGGTCAATGGCAAATTCTCCTCTGATTTCCAGCAGATGAAGACCCTTCAAGTGAAGGACCAAGCCATAACTACCCGGGTTCAGATCCGAAACCTGATCTACACGGTCAAAATCAACTCAGCGTCCAAACTAAGCTGGGGGTTCAAGAAGGATCTCATGGACATCTCCGACCGCCTGGAGAACAACCAGACGCGGATGGCCACCTACCTGGCAGAGCTTCTGGTCCTCAACTACGGCACCCATGTCGTCACCAGTGTGGATGCCGGAGCTGCCCTCCTCCAGGAGGACCACATCAGAGCCTCGTTCTTACAGGACAGCCAGAGCAGCCACACTGCCGTGACGGCATCTGCTGGTGTCGCCTTCATGAATGTCGTGAACTACAAATTCGAGGAGAACTACACCTCCCAGAACGCGCTCACCAAGAGCTACCTCGCAAACCGAACCCACTCCAGGGTCCGTAGCATCGGGGGGGTTCCTTTCTATCCGGGCATCACCCTCCAGGCCTGGCAGCAGAGCATCGCCAACCACCTGGTGGCCATAGACCGTGCTggcctgcctctgcccttcttcaTCAGCCCCGACACGCTGCCCGAGCTGCCGGGGCCGCTGGTGAAGAAGCTGTCCAAGACGGTGGAGGCGGCCGTGAGACACTATTACGCATTCAACACCTACCCTGGGTGCACAGACGCCAATTCGCCCAACTTCAACTTTCAGGCCAACACCGATGATGGCTCCTGCGAGGGGAAAATGACCAACTTCTCCTTCGGGGGGGTTTTTCAGGAATGCACCCAGCTCTCAGGGAAGGAGGCCGCCCAACTGTGCCAAACCTTGGAGCAGAGAAACCCCCTCACTGGTGCTTTCTCTTGCCCCTCTGGCTACTCCCCCATCCACCTGCTATCCCAGGTCCACGAGGAGGGCTACAACCACCTGGAGTGCCGGCGCAAGTGCACCCTCCTCGTCTTCTGCAAGACGGTGTGCGAAGACGTGTTCCAGGTGGCGAAGGCTGAATTTAGGGCTTTTTGGTGTGTGGCCAGTGGCCAAATACCGGAAAACTCAGGACTACTCTTCGGGGGCCTCTTCAGTGGTAAGAGCATAAACCCTTTGACAAATGCGCAGTCCTGCCCAGCTGGCTACTTTCCCCTGAGACTTTTTGAAAACCTCAAGGTATGTGCCTCTCTGGACTATGAGTTGGGATTTAGATTTTCGGTCCCCTTTGGTGGGTTCTTTAGCTGTGCAGTCGGGAACCCCTTGGTAAATTCTGCCTTTACAGAAGGGGCACCTTCTCTAAAAAAGTGTCCTGGGGGCTTCAGCCAACACCTAGCCCTCATCAGTGATGGATGCCAAGTGTCCTACTGTGTCAAGTCCGGGCTTTTCACAGGAGGgtctctgccccctgccaggcTCCCACCTTACACCCGGCCACCCCTCATGAGTCAGGCTGCCACCAATACTGTCATCGTGACGAATAGCGAGACAGCAAGCTCCTGGATTAAGGATTCCCAGACCCGCCAGTGGAGGCTGGGGGAGCCGCTGGAGCTGCGCAGGGCCATGAAGGTCATCCGTGGGGATGGCGGGGGTCTGTCGGGAGGGGCAGCAGCTGGGGTCACCATGGGGGTCACCACCGTCCTGGCGGCTGTCATTGCCCTGGCCATCTATGGCACCCGGAAGTACAAGAAGAGGGGGTACCAGGCACTGGAGGATGAGAGGCAGAGTTTGGCTGCGGGCACTGCAGAGAGCGGAGACGCCCCTGGCCAAGAGCAGGAGCAGAGTCCAGCCTAA